One stretch of Mobula birostris isolate sMobBir1 chromosome 5, sMobBir1.hap1, whole genome shotgun sequence DNA includes these proteins:
- the LOC140198252 gene encoding zinc-binding protein A33-like, whose protein sequence is MASKQQDESWIEEATCPICLNLFTDPVLLECGHNFCRLCITRSWERGARNICPECREEFQEIILKVNRALMRLAEKARKLKLSPTEKESKLHCEEHGEELKLFCETDKTLICLICRDSREHKLHYFMPIKEAVEIYKAQVKSSLTSLIGRKLSILKLEQQQKQTISQFRGQSRSLESHISSEFTRIHQSLTEKEQRLIRDLREQEGRVVDLMEKNLRSIQEKLTSIEEEISILQKQMEQKDGVIFLKGESCRKRRAGNERTPTVMDGALMIDEFTGPLPFPVWREVLDGIHPVSVTMDVETAAPELEVSDNLKGVRVTGTRRDLPDNRKRFMNGFYVLGLEGFTTGRQYWEVEVAENQGWSLGVAAESVERRRKVQLTPENGVWTIGQWGDQFYALTSPRSRLPASSIPGRLGVYLSYESGTVSFYNAETKSHLHTFPGNKFTETLYPFFVTWDENQWLRICSGSTPVL, encoded by the exons ATGGCTTCGAAACAACAGGACGAGAGTTGGATCGAGGAGGCTACTTGCCCCATCTGCTTGAATTTATTCACCGATCCGGTGTTACTGGAGTGCGGCCACAACTTCTGCCGTCTCTGTATCACACGCAGTTGGGAAAGGGGGGCGAGAAACATCTGCCCGGAGTGTCGAGAGGAGTTTCAGGAAATAATCCTCAAAGTGAATCGGGCCTTAATGAGACTGGCAGAGAAAGCTCGAAAACTGAAATTGAGTCCAACAGAGAAAGAAAGTAAACTTCACTGCGAGGAACATGGGGAAGAACTGAAACTGTTTTGTGAGACGGACAAGACACTGATCTGCCTGATCTGTAGAGATTCGCGGGAACACAAACTTCATTACTTTATGCCGATCAAAGAAGCTGTTGAAATATACAAG GCTCAGGTGAAATCTTCCCTCACGTCGCTCATCGGGAGGAAATTGTCAATTTTGAAACTGGAGCAGCAACAGAAACAGACGATTTCTCAGTTTCGG GGTCAGTCACGCAGTCTGGAGTCCCACATCTCGTCCGAGTTCACTCGGATACACCAGAGTCTCACCGAGAAAGAGCAGCGATTAATCAGAGATCTCCGAgaacaggagggaagggttgtggATCTAATGGAGAAAAATCTTCGGTCGATTCAAGAGAAATTAACTTCCATTGAGGAGGAGATCTCAATATTACAGAAACAAATGGAGCAGAAAGATGGAGTGATATTTCTGAAG GGGGAATCTTGTCGGAAGAGGAG GGCTGGAAATGAACGGACACCTACAGTCATGGATGGGGCTCTGATGATTGACGAATTTACTGGGCCATTGCCATTCCCAGTGTGGAGGGAAGTGCTCGATGGCATTCATCCTG TATCTGTCACCATGGATGTGGAAACGGCGGCTCCAGAGCTTGAGGTGTCCGACAATCTGAAGGGTGTAAGAGTGACCGGGACCCGGAGGGATCTCCCTGACAACAGGAAGAGATTTATGAATGGGTTTTatgtgctgggattggagggTTTCACAACGGGGAGACAGTACTGGGAGGTGGAGGTAGCGGAGAATCAGGGCTGGAGTCTGGGAGTTGCCgcagaatctgtggagaggaggaggaaggtcCAACTGACACCAGAGAATGGAGTCTGGACCATAGGGCAGTGGGGAGACCAGTTTTATGCACTCACCTCCCCTCGATCCCGTCTCCCTGCCAGTTCCATTCCCGGGAGACtgggagtttatctcagttacgagtccgggacagtttcattttacaacgcagagaccaagtcccatctccacaccttccCTGGGAATAAATTCACAGAAACTCTTTATCCTTTCTTCGTGACTTGGGATGAGAACCAGTGGCTGAGAATTTGCTCCGGTTCCACTCCAGTTCTGTGA